A stretch of the Taeniopygia guttata chromosome 3, bTaeGut7.mat, whole genome shotgun sequence genome encodes the following:
- the FAM110C gene encoding protein FAM110C, with translation MPAELSRAVGMHAISDLHSSLPLRLLNKGPEYLRRHLEAGKPGRKSAVERLAADKAKYVKSQQVIGTRQDPVIALSSASESSSETCSVESRAASRAPGRGPGAEPLEPGKAVSSCRAPLQHGPPIARRSTKRQMRPDSLVIYRQKCELGRGQSQDSSRGNLVRRIFNGSVKEKQLASPALPRVMEDIAATESSEPLSAKDGDHEPNDHGAVQTILVSTEGAGVCTKEHEKPSKLSTPPEEVKEVKRRGLHRSQSDISSRYSKSFADFETFFKYCGLEQEVIEDLGRENFSVVSDNVSFKIRSISVATSESEFTRHSGDEGLLEDELTEQVPSSTSVIERNARIIKWLYTCKKATETNKVIQELA, from the coding sequence ATGCCAGCTGAACTCTCCCGGGCCGTGGGAATGCACGCCATCTCCGACCTGCACTCCTCCCTCCCCCTGCGGCTCCTCAACAAGGGGCCCGAGTACCTCCGCCGGCATCTGGAGGCCGGCAAGCCGGGCAGGAAAAGTGCCGTGGAGAGGCTGGCCGCCGATAAGGCCAAGTACGTGAAGAGCCAGCAGGTCATCGGCACCAGGCAGGATCCCGTCATCGCGCTCAGCTCAGCCTCGGAGAGCAGCAGCGAGACCTGCTCCGTGGAGAGCAGGGCGGCGAGCCGGGCCCCAGGCAGAGGGCCGGGCGCGGAGCCCCTGGAGCCGGGCAAGGCGGTGAGCTCCTGCCGGGCCCCCCTGCAGCACGGCCCCCCCATCGCCAGGCGCAGCACCAAGAGGCAGATGCGGCCGGATTCCCTGGTGATCTACCGTCAGAAATGTGAGCTCGGCAGAGGTCAGAGCCAGGACAGCTCTCGGGGGAACTTGGTGAGGAGGATCTTCAATGGGTCCGTAAAGGAGAAGCAGTTGGCTTCCCCTGCGTTGCCCAGAGTCATGGAGGACATCGCAGCCACCGAGAGCAGTGAGCCTCTCTCAGCAAAAGATGGTGACCATGAGCCAAACGACCATGGAGCGGTGCAGACTATCCTTGTGAGCACTGAAGGGGCAGGGGTATGTACAAAAGAGCATGAGAAACCCTCAAAACTGAGTACACCTCCTGAAGAGGTCAAGGAGGTGAAGAGGAGAGGTCTCCATCGCTCCCAGTCAGACATCAGCTCTCGCTACTCCAAGTCATTCGCTGactttgaaacatttttcaagtactgtggcctggagcaggaggtcATTGAGGATCTCGGGAGAGAGAACTTCTCCGTGGTGTCTGACAATGTCTCCTTCAAGATCCGCAGCATCAGCGTGGCGACATCGGAGAGTGAGTTCACGAGGCACAGCGGGGACGAGGGGCTGCTGGAGGATGAACTCACCGAGCAggtccccagcagcacctctgtgaTTGAGCGCAACGCTCGGATAATCAAATGGTTGTACACGTGTAAGAAAGCCACGGAGACCAATAAGGTGATCCAGGAACTGGCGTGA